In Devosia beringensis, a single window of DNA contains:
- the pstA gene encoding phosphate ABC transporter permease PstA, with translation MTDLQGSGRKAATERTLLVRAGLRRRHLNEQIFRILGIVAICAALGFVALLFADVLRKGIPAFHQATLHLDVTYDPALLGVDPAPVRAADQSDADFNDVTLKWQRDVAMLNWNKVIDAAMQAVTPAGLEIDSRQLLTIPETNARHVVREAFVADPSLLGQTVRFDLLASANVDNWVKGNIDRDLGDAQQQLSAPARAMIDALEANGAITQDFAWGLFTNVDSRAAPASAGLAGAFMGSLYMMLVVIVLAVPIGVASAIYLEEFAPKSRLTDLIEVNINNLAAVPSIVFGLLGAAVFINFFHLPRSAPLVGGLVLTLMTLPTIIIATRAALQGVSPALRQAALGLGASRTQMVFHHVLPVTFPSILTATIIGVAQALGETAPLLLIGMNAFVAAVPGSVVDQATALPVQIFLWQGNENRNFFEARTSAAIMVLLALMIMLNAVAIFLRTRLERRV, from the coding sequence ATGACCGATCTTCAGGGCTCCGGTCGCAAGGCGGCCACCGAACGCACATTGCTGGTACGCGCCGGCCTGCGCCGCCGCCACCTCAACGAGCAGATCTTCCGCATCCTGGGCATCGTGGCGATCTGCGCCGCGCTCGGCTTTGTCGCCCTGCTGTTCGCCGATGTGTTGCGCAAGGGCATCCCCGCCTTCCATCAGGCGACGCTGCATCTCGACGTCACCTATGATCCGGCTCTGCTCGGTGTCGATCCGGCCCCTGTCCGCGCTGCCGACCAGTCCGATGCCGATTTCAATGACGTCACCCTCAAATGGCAGCGCGACGTCGCCATGCTGAACTGGAACAAGGTCATCGACGCTGCCATGCAGGCGGTGACCCCAGCCGGGCTCGAGATCGACAGCCGGCAGTTGCTGACCATTCCCGAAACCAATGCCCGCCACGTCGTGCGCGAGGCCTTCGTCGCCGATCCGAGCCTGCTCGGCCAGACCGTGCGCTTTGATCTGCTGGCCTCGGCCAATGTCGATAACTGGGTCAAGGGCAATATCGACCGCGACCTGGGCGATGCGCAGCAGCAATTGTCGGCGCCGGCCCGCGCCATGATCGATGCGCTCGAGGCCAATGGCGCCATCACCCAGGATTTCGCCTGGGGCCTGTTCACCAATGTCGACAGCCGCGCCGCGCCTGCCTCGGCCGGTCTCGCCGGCGCCTTCATGGGCTCGCTTTACATGATGCTGGTGGTGATCGTGCTGGCCGTGCCGATCGGGGTGGCCAGCGCCATCTATCTTGAGGAATTCGCGCCCAAATCGCGCCTCACCGATCTCATCGAGGTCAACATCAACAATCTGGCGGCCGTGCCCTCCATCGTCTTCGGCCTGCTCGGCGCCGCGGTGTTCATCAACTTCTTCCACCTGCCCCGCTCCGCCCCGCTCGTCGGCGGCCTGGTGCTCACCCTGATGACCCTGCCCACCATCATCATCGCCACCCGTGCCGCCCTGCAGGGCGTCTCCCCCGCCCTGCGCCAGGCCGCTCTGGGCCTGGGCGCCTCGCGCACGCAGATGGTCTTCCATCACGTCCTGCCCGTCACCTTCCCCTCGATCCTGACGGCCACCATTATCGGCGTGGCCCAGGCCCTGGGCGAAACCGCACCCCTGCTGCTCATCGGCATGAATGCCTTCGTCGCCGCCGTGCCCGGCTCGGTGGTCGATCAGGCCACCGCCCTGCCGGTGCAGATCTTCCTCTGGCAGGGCAATGAGAACCGGAATTTCTTTGAAGCCCGCACATCAGCTGCCATCATGGTCCTGCTGGCGCTGATGATCATGCTCAACGCCGTGGCCATCTTCCTGCGCACCCGCCTTGAGCGCCGCGTATGA
- the pstB gene encoding phosphate ABC transporter ATP-binding protein PstB: protein MNPTDALQRPIRLTARDVTVHYGAKQALFGISIDIPDRAVTSFIGPSGCGKSTFLRCINRMNDTIEGAVVGGTIKLDGDDISDPDLDVVELRARVGMVFQKPNPFPKSIYENVAYGPKIHGIARSKTDLDEIVVSSLRKAGLFEEVKDRLQEPGTSLSGGQQQRLCIARAIAVGPEVILMDEPCSALDPIATAIIEELIDELRENYTIVIVTHSMQQAARVSQRTAFFHLGNLVEEGVTEDIFTNPAHKQTQDYIMGRIG, encoded by the coding sequence ATGAACCCCACCGACGCCCTGCAACGGCCGATCCGCCTCACCGCCCGCGACGTGACCGTGCATTACGGCGCCAAGCAGGCTTTGTTCGGCATCTCCATCGACATCCCCGATCGTGCCGTGACCTCCTTCATCGGACCCTCGGGCTGCGGCAAGTCGACCTTCCTGCGCTGCATCAACCGCATGAACGACACCATTGAGGGCGCCGTTGTCGGCGGCACCATCAAGCTCGACGGCGACGATATTTCCGATCCCGATCTGGACGTGGTCGAGCTGCGCGCCCGCGTCGGCATGGTCTTCCAGAAGCCCAATCCCTTCCCCAAGTCGATCTACGAAAACGTCGCCTATGGTCCCAAGATCCACGGCATTGCCCGTTCCAAGACCGACCTCGACGAGATCGTGGTCTCCTCGCTGCGCAAGGCGGGCCTGTTCGAAGAGGTCAAGGATCGCCTGCAGGAGCCCGGCACGAGCCTGTCGGGCGGCCAGCAGCAGCGTCTGTGTATTGCCCGCGCCATCGCCGTCGGCCCCGAAGTCATCCTGATGGACGAACCCTGCTCGGCCCTCGACCCGATCGCCACGGCCATCATCGAGGAACTGATCGACGAGCTGCGCGAGAACTACACCATCGTCATCGTCACCCACTCCATGCAGCAGGCCGCCCGCGTCAGCCAGCGCACGGCCTTCTTCCACCTGGGCAATCTGGTCGAGGAAGGTGTCACCGAGGACATCTTCACCAACCCGGCTCACAAGCAGACCCAGGATTACATCATGGGTCGCATCGGCTAG
- the phoU gene encoding phosphate signaling complex protein PhoU, whose protein sequence is MAPDHIVSSYNDELVALAQTIAEMGGQVEVAIENGTKALLKLDRELADLTIIADQRIDDMQRKIDDMAVSMIARRQPMASDLRSIITAIHVASDLERVGDMAKQLARRSLKIEGLTLQPTFYNGVRNMTALVLRQIKESLDAYSNRDADGAIQVCNRDDEVDAMYTSLFRELLTYMMEDPRNITPCTHLLFCAKSLERIGDHATNIAERAYYLQTGKQLSSDVEELQRTQIKA, encoded by the coding sequence ATGGCCCCCGATCATATCGTCTCGTCCTACAATGACGAACTCGTCGCCCTCGCCCAGACCATTGCCGAAATGGGTGGCCAGGTCGAGGTCGCCATCGAGAACGGCACCAAGGCACTGCTCAAGCTCGATCGCGAGCTGGCCGACCTCACCATCATCGCCGATCAGCGCATCGATGACATGCAGCGCAAGATCGACGACATGGCCGTTTCCATGATCGCCCGCCGCCAGCCCATGGCCTCGGACCTGCGCTCCATCATCACCGCCATCCACGTCGCTTCCGATCTCGAACGCGTCGGCGACATGGCCAAGCAGCTGGCCCGCCGCTCGCTCAAGATCGAGGGGCTGACCCTGCAGCCCACCTTCTACAATGGCGTGCGCAACATGACCGCCCTGGTGCTGCGCCAGATCAAGGAATCGCTGGACGCCTATTCCAACCGCGATGCCGACGGCGCCATCCAGGTCTGCAACCGCGATGACGAGGTGGACGCCATGTACACCTCCCTGTTCCGCGAACTGCTCACCTACATGATGGAAGATCCGCGCAACATCACCCCCTGCACCCACCTGCTGTTCTGCGCCAAGAGCCTGGAACGCATTGGCGATCACGCCACCAATATCGCCGAACGCGCCTATTACCTGCAGACCGGCAAGCAGCTTTCCAGCGATGTCGAGGAACTGCAGCGGACCCAGATCAAGGCCTGA
- the pstC gene encoding phosphate ABC transporter permease subunit PstC — protein MNSLIIAGLLLVLLGLAYQTGWATSRRLATPQGVKVHSRPQYHAALVAIWTLAPALLILGIWAWLGADITRAYIVAQIPADILTSLDQAGLNATLQRIGALASGYGVAGDILPFEQTAADSLRGFQFITFLAIVAAAAGLGILALLYARSRISPRLRARNNVEIVISGLLMLCSAVAILTTLGILLSLLSEAIRFFGFISPVDFFFGTVWNPKFSSTTAGDYGSYGLLPLLTGTLWVAAIASLVAVPIGLMTAIYLSQYAPRKVRAVIKPVIEILAGIPTIVYGFFALVTVGPFLKGAGAMVGLDISATSALTAGLVMGIMIIPFISSLSDDILNQVPLAMRDGSYGLGATQSETIRHVLLPAALPGIVGAFLLAVSRAIGETMIVVLAAGNSPVLRGTPLEPISTITVSIVNQLTGDTDFAGPQSLVAFALGLTLFVMTLLLNIVALYIVRRFREQYE, from the coding sequence ATGAACTCTCTGATTATTGCCGGCCTTTTGCTTGTCCTGCTCGGTCTGGCCTATCAGACAGGCTGGGCGACCAGCCGCCGCCTCGCCACGCCGCAGGGCGTCAAGGTCCATTCCCGCCCGCAATATCACGCGGCTCTGGTGGCGATCTGGACCCTGGCCCCCGCTTTGCTCATTCTTGGCATCTGGGCCTGGCTCGGCGCTGACATCACCCGCGCCTATATCGTCGCCCAGATCCCCGCCGACATTCTGACATCGCTCGATCAGGCCGGCCTCAACGCCACCCTGCAGCGCATTGGCGCTCTGGCCTCCGGCTATGGCGTGGCCGGCGACATCCTGCCTTTCGAGCAGACCGCCGCCGACTCGCTGCGCGGCTTCCAGTTCATCACTTTCCTCGCCATCGTGGCTGCCGCTGCCGGCCTCGGCATCCTGGCGCTGCTTTATGCCCGCTCCCGCATCAGCCCCCGCCTGCGCGCCCGCAACAATGTCGAGATCGTCATTTCCGGCCTGCTGATGCTCTGCTCGGCCGTGGCCATCCTGACCACCCTGGGCATCCTGCTGTCGCTGCTCTCGGAAGCCATCCGCTTCTTCGGCTTCATCAGCCCGGTGGACTTCTTCTTCGGCACCGTCTGGAACCCCAAATTCTCCTCCACCACGGCGGGCGACTACGGCTCGTATGGCCTGCTGCCGCTGCTCACCGGTACCCTGTGGGTTGCCGCCATCGCCTCGCTGGTGGCCGTGCCGATCGGGCTGATGACGGCGATCTACCTGTCCCAATATGCCCCGCGCAAGGTGCGCGCCGTCATCAAGCCGGTCATCGAAATCCTCGCCGGCATTCCCACCATCGTCTACGGCTTCTTTGCCCTGGTCACCGTCGGCCCCTTCCTCAAGGGTGCCGGCGCCATGGTTGGCCTCGATATCAGCGCCACCAGCGCGCTGACCGCAGGCCTGGTCATGGGCATCATGATCATCCCTTTCATCTCCTCGCTCAGCGACGACATTCTCAACCAGGTGCCGCTGGCCATGCGCGATGGCTCCTATGGCCTGGGCGCGACCCAGTCCGAAACCATCCGCCACGTCCTGCTGCCCGCCGCCCTGCCCGGCATTGTCGGCGCCTTCCTGCTCGCCGTCAGCCGCGCCATCGGCGAAACCATGATCGTGGTGCTGGCCGCCGGCAACAGCCCGGTGCTGCGCGGCACCCCGCTTGAGCCGATCTCCACCATCACCGTCTCGATCGTCAACCAGCTCACCGGCGATACCGATTTCGCCGGGCCGCAGTCGCTGGTGGCCTTTGCCCTGGGCCTGACCCTCTTCGTCATGACCCTTCTTCTCAATATCGTGGCGCTCTACATCGTCCGCCGCTTCCGGGAGCAGTACGAATAA